The following coding sequences lie in one Leptospira ryugenii genomic window:
- a CDS encoding MBOAT family O-acyltransferase: MWNWRYLGLIIWIASVDFFLAHCIHREDRASRKKILLYLSLANSLGILFFFKYFFFFHESLGSGLGLFGLSLPWQGSTWSLLLPVGISFYTFQSIAYVSDVYRGLLKPERNFLRYLLFLSFFPQLVAGPIVSARSMLPQLRRFLPLPRLPWREAFTYICLGVFKKAVLADHIAPFVDLIFESPEEMSRIALWLGMFAYAAQIYCDFSGYTDIAQGSALMFGVRLPENFNFPYLALGFSDFWRRWHISLSTWLRLYLYIPLGGNRQGNLRTYVNLMIVMLLGGLWHGANWNFMFWGFGHGFLLVMERYLGSKRDWVELWKKKVPSSVSKVSLQCITFLSVCFLWIFFRSQTFSKSLCYLQGLFVENGQKELPYLVSKQALLCVVVLFLGLFCGGRCLQIWKRLSIESGNNTNVMRQIAFGALFSLSFIVLVLLSAEGTPFVYFVF; the protein is encoded by the coding sequence ATGTGGAATTGGAGATACCTGGGGCTCATCATCTGGATCGCCTCTGTTGATTTTTTCCTAGCCCATTGTATCCACCGCGAGGACAGGGCTTCCCGCAAGAAGATTCTTCTCTACCTTTCACTGGCCAATAGCTTGGGTATCTTATTTTTCTTTAAGTATTTCTTTTTCTTTCATGAGTCTTTGGGTTCTGGTCTGGGCCTTTTCGGTCTATCCCTTCCTTGGCAAGGTTCTACTTGGTCGCTTTTGCTCCCTGTTGGGATTTCCTTTTATACCTTCCAGTCAATTGCCTATGTGTCTGATGTCTACCGAGGCCTGTTGAAACCAGAGCGCAATTTTCTTCGCTATCTCTTGTTTCTCTCCTTTTTCCCCCAGCTTGTGGCTGGCCCCATCGTTTCCGCAAGGTCAATGTTGCCCCAATTGAGGCGGTTTTTGCCACTTCCCCGCCTTCCTTGGCGAGAGGCTTTTACCTATATATGTTTGGGAGTATTTAAAAAAGCTGTCTTAGCAGACCATATTGCTCCTTTTGTGGATCTCATTTTTGAATCTCCAGAAGAAATGAGTAGGATTGCACTTTGGTTGGGGATGTTTGCGTACGCTGCGCAGATCTACTGTGATTTTTCTGGCTATACTGATATTGCCCAGGGTTCGGCACTTATGTTTGGGGTTCGGTTACCTGAGAATTTTAATTTTCCATACTTAGCCCTTGGGTTTTCTGATTTTTGGAGGAGGTGGCACATTTCATTGTCGACTTGGCTTAGACTCTATTTGTACATACCTCTCGGTGGAAATCGCCAAGGGAATCTGAGGACCTATGTTAATTTAATGATTGTTATGCTCCTTGGAGGGCTTTGGCATGGAGCCAATTGGAATTTTATGTTTTGGGGTTTTGGACATGGTTTTTTGTTGGTAATGGAAAGGTATCTAGGATCTAAAAGAGATTGGGTGGAACTTTGGAAGAAAAAAGTTCCAAGCTCAGTTTCTAAGGTGTCCCTACAGTGTATTACCTTCCTATCGGTTTGTTTTTTATGGATTTTCTTCCGTAGCCAAACCTTTTCAAAATCCCTGTGTTACCTACAGGGGCTTTTTGTGGAAAATGGCCAAAAAGAACTCCCTTACCTAGTTTCAAAACAGGCTCTACTTTGTGTTGTAGTTTTGTTTTTGGGGCTTTTTTGCGGAGGTAGATGTCTACAGATTTGGAAACGTCTCTCCATAGAATCCGGGAACAACACAAATGTTATGCGGCAAATAGCGTTCGGAGCCCTATTTTCATTGAGTTTTATTGTATTGGTCTTATTATCTGCGGAGGGGACACCCTTTGTCTATTTTGTTTTTTAA
- the asd gene encoding aspartate-semialdehyde dehydrogenase — translation MQKIKVGVLGATGSVGQRFIQLLENHPFFTVSHLAASEKSAGQTYGQVMKSRWKISSDIPAYAKDIVITLPKPSETDGVKLVFSGLDSSIAGEVESEYAQAGVIVISNSKNHRMDANVPILSAEVNAEHLDVLSAQNTKGKIITNSNCTIMGVTISLKPLFDQFGLESVMLFSMQAISGAGYPGVPSMDILGNVVPYISGEEEKAEIEPQKCLGRVVDGKIVSADFKISAHCNRVPVFDGHTVCVSAKFKKKPNREEILKAWKEFSGEPQKLQLPFAPEQTILYREEADRPQPRLDLDTGKGMTTVVGRLREDSLLDWKWVVLSHNTIRGAAGAALLNAELMYKKGLIS, via the coding sequence ATGCAAAAAATTAAGGTAGGAGTTCTAGGCGCTACAGGCTCTGTAGGCCAACGTTTCATTCAATTATTGGAAAACCATCCTTTCTTCACGGTTTCACACTTGGCCGCCTCGGAGAAAAGTGCAGGCCAGACCTATGGCCAAGTGATGAAATCTCGTTGGAAGATTTCATCTGATATTCCTGCCTATGCCAAAGACATCGTGATTACTCTTCCAAAGCCTTCTGAAACAGATGGCGTTAAACTCGTGTTTAGTGGCTTAGACTCGTCTATCGCAGGTGAGGTGGAATCTGAATATGCCCAAGCGGGTGTCATCGTCATTTCCAATTCAAAAAACCATAGAATGGATGCAAATGTTCCCATTCTCTCAGCAGAAGTCAATGCAGAGCACTTAGATGTTTTGAGTGCCCAAAACACAAAAGGTAAGATCATCACAAACTCCAATTGTACAATAATGGGAGTCACAATTTCCCTGAAACCCTTGTTTGATCAATTTGGTTTGGAATCAGTAATGTTATTTTCTATGCAAGCGATATCGGGAGCTGGTTATCCTGGGGTACCATCTATGGATATATTAGGGAATGTAGTACCCTATATCAGTGGAGAGGAAGAGAAAGCAGAAATTGAACCACAGAAATGTTTGGGTCGAGTTGTAGACGGTAAAATTGTTTCTGCCGATTTTAAAATATCTGCTCATTGCAATCGAGTTCCCGTATTTGATGGGCATACAGTATGTGTTAGTGCAAAGTTTAAAAAGAAGCCAAACCGAGAAGAGATTCTCAAAGCATGGAAAGAGTTCTCTGGCGAACCACAAAAGCTTCAGCTTCCTTTTGCGCCCGAGCAAACGATCTTATATAGAGAGGAAGCTGACCGCCCACAACCACGTTTGGATTTAGACACGGGTAAGGGGATGACGACGGTAGTAGGCCGACTCAGAGAAGATTCACTTTTGGATTGGAAATGGGTGGTTTTGTCTCACAATACGATCCGAGGGGCCGCAGGAGCTGCTCTTCTGAATGCAGAGTTAATGTACAAAAAAGGACTGATCTCGTAA
- the pyk gene encoding pyruvate kinase gives MPAIEDRRARKTKIICTLGPATASKDMIHQLALAGMNIARINMSHGDHEFHRKIIRTIKSLNKDELHKQPISILLDTQGPEIRTGDVANDLHLKVGETFTFHIIPGMEAEAQSVFVNYRDIVKDLKVGDKVTVDNGLINLAVQEIRENELVCTVLDGGKLGSRKHINLPGIRVNLPSITPKDMKDIIFGLEEDIDFIALSFVRSHEDVIQLRGIIEERNHHAQIIAKIEDQEGLKNLDEIIKYSDGIMVARGDLGVEIEIEELPIVQRRIVKKCQEEGKRVIVATHLLESMIHNPSPTRAEVTDVANAVYEEADAIMLSGETAMGKFPVRCVEMMDKIARRMERSINLGMAANRNPKDKKEEMARSAASLADNMQAPAIIVITRRGITANNVASFHPKYPIVHAFTNMTSVRRKLWLTRGVIPYRVDFSSDPEKTIKLAIQTLQNNGYLQAGEKVVILSDIIAGEDRVETIQVREVK, from the coding sequence ATGCCTGCAATCGAAGATAGAAGAGCCCGAAAAACGAAGATTATTTGCACACTTGGCCCAGCAACTGCATCCAAGGATATGATCCATCAACTTGCTTTGGCGGGTATGAACATTGCAAGAATCAATATGTCTCACGGTGACCATGAGTTTCACCGTAAGATCATACGCACAATCAAAAGTTTAAACAAAGACGAATTACATAAACAACCGATTTCCATTCTTTTGGACACACAGGGGCCAGAAATTCGGACAGGTGATGTTGCGAATGACCTCCATTTGAAAGTTGGGGAAACTTTTACATTTCATATTATCCCTGGCATGGAAGCGGAAGCCCAAAGTGTTTTTGTTAACTATCGAGATATCGTAAAAGATTTGAAGGTTGGAGATAAAGTCACGGTTGACAATGGGCTCATCAATTTGGCTGTCCAGGAAATTCGAGAAAACGAGCTCGTTTGTACGGTGTTAGATGGTGGAAAATTAGGTTCCAGAAAACATATCAATCTCCCAGGGATTCGTGTTAATCTTCCTTCAATCACACCAAAAGATATGAAAGATATTATTTTTGGACTAGAAGAGGATATTGATTTCATTGCTCTTTCTTTTGTCCGATCCCATGAAGATGTGATTCAGTTGAGAGGTATCATTGAAGAACGAAATCACCATGCGCAGATAATTGCAAAGATTGAAGACCAGGAAGGTCTAAAGAATCTGGATGAAATCATAAAATATTCTGATGGGATTATGGTCGCACGTGGTGATTTAGGCGTCGAGATAGAAATTGAAGAACTTCCCATTGTCCAAAGAAGGATCGTCAAAAAGTGCCAAGAGGAGGGCAAACGAGTGATTGTTGCGACCCACCTTCTTGAGTCTATGATTCACAATCCCTCTCCGACCCGGGCAGAAGTTACAGATGTAGCGAACGCAGTTTATGAAGAAGCTGATGCTATTATGTTGTCAGGCGAGACTGCTATGGGTAAATTTCCTGTCCGTTGTGTGGAAATGATGGATAAGATAGCCAGACGAATGGAAAGGTCGATTAACCTAGGTATGGCTGCCAACCGCAATCCAAAAGATAAAAAGGAAGAAATGGCAAGGTCTGCCGCCAGTTTGGCAGACAATATGCAGGCACCGGCTATCATTGTGATCACTAGACGAGGGATTACGGCTAACAATGTTGCTTCCTTTCATCCCAAATACCCGATCGTTCATGCATTTACGAACATGACATCCGTGAGGCGAAAACTTTGGCTTACGAGAGGTGTAATTCCCTATCGGGTTGATTTTTCTTCCGATCCAGAAAAAACCATCAAACTGGCCATCCAAACCCTACAAAACAATGGATATCTGCAAGCTGGAGAAAAGGTGGTGATACTTTCCGATATCATCGCTGGTGAGGATAGAGTCGAAACAATCCAAGTACGCGAAGTTAAATAG
- the omp85 gene encoding Omp85 family outer membrane protein: MIAKVSVCLLLAVSTVLAEDKSKQSLPSWIGEFKKLDAQELEQKKEGWYFTGLPQVGSDAVTGTGAGALVNIFNNGSKDSPSFSYVPYEHLITIGVYETNRSTKQYFVEWDAPFFLDTPFRLKTLFGHDASLYNQYFGIGKESLKPLSYQDRNQVDSLIRRNATFSEFETANSYYANRGPGKEFVSTQNYHNYQFETTYAQFFIDKTIFQTFRIWSGTEFSKNVVRRFDGHWTEARDPLTNVKIPVVEDRTKLTEDANAGKILGENGGTLNYLRGGIAYDTRDYEPDPDSGWLIEYNINKAVPLIGSDFAYTRHLFQIQNFWQPFPKLFEELVIAQRALFTKITGEVPFFEYRYLYSIDGPMSAVGGYNSLRGYRLERFYGPVMGFYNWELRWRFGTVSFWDSTFQFSLVPFYEVANVWDRTKEIQMKEFKHSRGLGIRIVWDQATVIALDWARSREDSLFYLDMGHSF; encoded by the coding sequence ATGATTGCCAAAGTCTCTGTGTGTTTACTTCTCGCGGTTAGCACAGTATTGGCGGAGGATAAGTCTAAACAAAGTTTACCTTCTTGGATTGGTGAGTTCAAAAAGCTAGATGCGCAGGAGCTTGAACAAAAAAAAGAAGGTTGGTACTTTACTGGCTTACCCCAAGTAGGAAGTGATGCCGTAACAGGTACTGGCGCGGGAGCACTTGTAAATATATTCAACAACGGATCGAAAGATTCCCCTTCATTTTCATATGTGCCCTACGAACATTTAATTACGATCGGAGTTTATGAAACCAATCGAAGCACCAAACAATACTTTGTTGAATGGGATGCCCCCTTTTTTTTGGATACCCCTTTTCGCTTAAAGACTTTATTTGGGCATGATGCTAGTTTATACAACCAGTACTTTGGCATTGGGAAAGAATCTTTAAAGCCACTCAGCTACCAAGACAGAAACCAAGTAGACTCTCTAATTCGTAGGAATGCTACATTTTCTGAATTCGAAACTGCAAATTCCTACTATGCAAATCGTGGCCCCGGCAAGGAGTTTGTTTCAACTCAAAACTATCATAATTACCAATTTGAAACCACATATGCACAATTTTTTATTGATAAAACAATCTTCCAAACATTTCGAATCTGGTCTGGTACAGAGTTTTCAAAAAATGTAGTGAGACGTTTCGATGGTCATTGGACAGAAGCAAGAGACCCACTAACGAATGTAAAGATTCCAGTCGTGGAAGACAGAACCAAATTAACAGAAGATGCAAATGCCGGAAAGATACTAGGAGAAAATGGAGGTACCCTCAATTATCTACGCGGCGGTATTGCCTATGATACACGGGATTATGAACCTGATCCTGATAGTGGATGGTTAATCGAATATAATATAAATAAAGCTGTGCCTCTCATAGGCTCCGATTTTGCCTATACTCGTCATCTTTTCCAAATACAAAACTTTTGGCAGCCTTTCCCTAAACTATTTGAAGAACTGGTCATTGCCCAAAGGGCTTTGTTTACGAAAATCACAGGAGAAGTTCCTTTTTTTGAGTATCGCTATTTATACTCTATTGATGGGCCGATGAGCGCAGTGGGGGGGTATAATTCCTTACGCGGGTATCGATTGGAACGATTTTACGGACCTGTTATGGGCTTTTACAATTGGGAATTGCGTTGGCGGTTTGGGACAGTGTCTTTTTGGGATAGTACATTTCAGTTTAGTTTGGTGCCCTTTTATGAAGTAGCCAATGTTTGGGATCGCACAAAAGAAATCCAAATGAAAGAGTTCAAACATTCTCGAGGCCTCGGGATACGGATTGTCTGGGACCAAGCAACAGTTATAGCACTAGATTGGGCAAGGTCCCGAGAAGACTCCTTATTCTATTTAGATATGGGCCATTCCTTTTAA